One genomic window of Sphingopyxis sp. OPL5 includes the following:
- the gspG gene encoding type II secretion system major pseudopilin GspG — MQLFIRLMLDPARPLPEQRRKKDERGFTLTELMVVIFIIGLLATVVMINVLPSQDRAMVTKAKADIATLETALEQYRLDNLSYPASGDGLNALKVAPPALAQPERYRRGGYIKQLPQDPWGRPYNYQAPGPNGAAFDIWSLGADGAPGGTDDNADIHGGEG; from the coding sequence ATGCAGCTTTTCATTCGCCTGATGCTCGATCCCGCCCGGCCGCTGCCTGAGCAGCGCCGCAAGAAGGACGAGCGCGGCTTCACCCTGACCGAATTGATGGTCGTCATCTTCATCATCGGGCTGCTCGCCACGGTGGTGATGATCAACGTGCTGCCCAGCCAGGACCGAGCGATGGTGACCAAGGCCAAGGCCGATATCGCGACGCTGGAAACCGCGCTCGAACAATATCGCCTCGATAACCTCAGCTATCCCGCATCGGGCGACGGGCTCAATGCGCTGAAGGTCGCGCCGCCCGCGCTGGCGCAGCCCGAGCGCTATCGTCGCGGCGGCTATATCAAGCAATTGCCCCAGGACCCGTGGGGTCGTCCCTATAATTACCAGGCGCCCGGACCCAATGGCGCGGCGTTCGACATCTGGTCGCTTGGCGCCGACGGGGCGCCCGGCGGCACCGACGACAATGCGGATATCCACGGTGGAGAAGGCTAG
- the gspF gene encoding type II secretion system inner membrane protein GspF produces MPDYRYVAIDPQGRERKGRLTAANDDAARADLVRRKFHIVAVEAAGSKPAAGRSLFAFRRTKLSAKELALFTRQLATLAEVAPLEEALRTLTRQSEAESARVVVGDVHAGLLEGRRLADAMARQPGSFPPLYRAMVAAGETTGSLTTILARLADLLERQAEVRGKLIAALAYPIVLAFVAIGVVAALMIFVVPRVVEQFTDSGQQLPFLTRAVIAISSFAANWWWLVALLFAAAVFGWVTAMRRPAFKARIDARLLRLPLLGRLLRDLHAARFARTLSTMVSSRLPLVEGLRLTVPTIRNAALAGATATIVDQVRAGGGLSAALRDAGVFPPLLVYMTASGESAGRLEQMLERAADYLEREFDRFTAASMALLEPVIIVVMGSCVALIILAILLPILQLQNLAGL; encoded by the coding sequence ATGCCTGATTATCGCTATGTGGCGATCGATCCGCAGGGCCGCGAGCGCAAGGGGCGGCTGACGGCCGCCAACGACGACGCCGCGCGCGCCGATCTCGTCCGGCGGAAATTTCATATCGTCGCGGTCGAGGCGGCGGGATCGAAACCCGCGGCGGGCCGGTCGCTGTTCGCGTTTCGCCGCACCAAATTGTCAGCCAAGGAACTCGCGCTTTTCACCCGCCAGCTCGCGACGCTCGCCGAGGTCGCGCCGCTCGAGGAAGCGCTGCGCACGCTGACCCGCCAGAGCGAGGCCGAGAGTGCACGGGTCGTTGTCGGCGACGTCCACGCCGGCCTGCTCGAAGGCCGCCGCCTCGCCGATGCGATGGCGCGCCAGCCGGGCAGTTTTCCGCCGCTTTACCGCGCGATGGTCGCCGCGGGCGAAACCACCGGCAGCCTGACGACGATCCTTGCGCGGCTTGCCGACCTGCTCGAACGCCAGGCTGAGGTGCGCGGCAAGCTGATCGCCGCGCTTGCCTATCCGATCGTGCTCGCCTTCGTCGCGATCGGCGTCGTTGCGGCGCTGATGATCTTCGTCGTCCCGCGCGTGGTCGAACAATTCACCGACTCCGGCCAGCAACTGCCGTTCCTCACCCGCGCGGTGATCGCCATTTCCAGCTTCGCCGCCAACTGGTGGTGGCTGGTCGCGCTGCTGTTCGCCGCCGCGGTCTTCGGCTGGGTGACCGCGATGCGCCGCCCGGCGTTCAAGGCCCGGATCGATGCGCGGCTGCTGCGTCTGCCGCTCCTCGGCCGCCTGCTCCGCGATCTCCATGCCGCGCGCTTCGCGCGTACCCTGTCGACGATGGTGTCGAGCCGCCTGCCGCTCGTCGAGGGGCTACGCCTGACCGTGCCGACGATCCGCAACGCCGCGCTGGCGGGCGCGACCGCGACGATCGTCGACCAGGTGCGCGCCGGCGGCGGTCTGTCGGCCGCGCTGCGCGACGCCGGGGTGTTCCCGCCCTTGCTCGTCTATATGACTGCCAGCGGCGAAAGCGCCGGGCGGCTCGAGCAGATGCTCGAGCGCGCCGCCGACTATCTCGAACGCGAATTCGACCGTTTTACCGCCGCCTCGATGGCGCTTCTCGAACCTGTCATAATTGTCGTTATGGGGTCGTGCGTCGCCCTCATCATCCTCGCCATCCTGCTGCCGATCCTCCAGTTGCAGAACCTTGCCGGATTATAA
- a CDS encoding GspE/PulE family protein: MTEDAPIAAPPAPVDIPYAFARTHGVVIAPGEGGVWLATLREGADPAVLIEVKRHLAQPLRVATINAADFDRLLSDHYAVDASAAAMAGSLDGSDMDFSLPSAEDLLDSADDAPAIRLINAIIAEAVRQGVSDIHIEPYESGLVVRMRTDGVLREHLRMPPHVAPVVVSRIKVMARLDIAERRIPQDGRIGLTLAGKAVDVRVSTLPSRAGERVVMRILDKDAAGIDFDVLGLSGAADQILREALAEPNGIILVTGPTGSGKTTTLYAALKQLNDGQRNILTVEDPVEYAVDGVGQTQVNAKVGLDFAAGLRAILRQDPDVVMVGEIRDRETADIAVQASLTGHLVLSTVHTNDAVGAITRLKDLKVEPFLLASTLRAVIAQRLVRKLCENCREPVQADNSIAAMLGLDIGTVIWRPKGCDHCGGTGYKGRIGVFEAIKVDETVRRYIYNGGDEAMIVKHAFLKSPTLASAARVMVAKGLTTAEEAIRVARREEIDA; this comes from the coding sequence GTGACCGAAGACGCGCCGATCGCCGCGCCCCCGGCGCCGGTTGACATTCCCTATGCCTTTGCCCGCACCCACGGTGTCGTCATTGCGCCGGGGGAGGGCGGCGTCTGGCTTGCGACCCTGCGCGAAGGCGCCGACCCTGCGGTGTTGATCGAGGTGAAACGCCACCTCGCGCAGCCGCTACGCGTCGCCACCATCAACGCCGCCGATTTCGACCGGCTGCTGTCGGACCATTATGCCGTCGATGCCTCGGCGGCGGCGATGGCGGGTTCGCTCGACGGCAGCGACATGGATTTCAGCCTGCCGAGCGCCGAGGATCTCCTTGACAGCGCCGACGACGCCCCCGCGATCCGCCTGATCAACGCGATCATCGCCGAAGCGGTACGCCAGGGTGTCAGCGACATCCATATCGAACCCTATGAAAGCGGGCTCGTCGTGCGCATGCGCACCGACGGCGTGCTGCGCGAGCATCTGCGCATGCCGCCGCATGTCGCCCCCGTCGTCGTCAGCCGCATCAAGGTGATGGCGCGCCTGGACATCGCCGAGCGCCGCATTCCGCAGGACGGCCGCATCGGGCTGACGCTGGCGGGCAAGGCGGTCGACGTCCGCGTCTCGACGCTGCCCAGCCGTGCCGGCGAACGTGTCGTAATGCGTATCCTCGACAAGGACGCGGCGGGCATCGATTTCGACGTCCTCGGCCTGTCGGGTGCCGCCGACCAGATCCTGCGCGAGGCGCTGGCCGAACCCAATGGCATCATCCTCGTCACCGGCCCGACGGGGTCGGGCAAGACAACGACGCTCTATGCCGCGCTGAAACAGCTCAACGATGGCCAGCGTAACATTCTGACCGTCGAGGACCCGGTCGAATATGCCGTCGACGGCGTCGGCCAGACGCAAGTGAACGCCAAGGTCGGGCTCGATTTTGCGGCCGGCCTCCGCGCGATCCTGCGCCAGGATCCCGATGTCGTGATGGTCGGCGAAATCCGCGATCGCGAGACCGCCGATATCGCGGTGCAGGCCTCGCTCACCGGTCACCTCGTCCTTTCGACGGTCCACACCAACGACGCTGTCGGCGCCATAACGCGTCTCAAGGATTTGAAAGTAGAGCCTTTTCTACTGGCATCGACGCTTCGTGCGGTCATCGCCCAGCGACTTGTGCGCAAACTTTGTGAAAATTGCCGCGAACCGGTGCAGGCCGACAACAGCATCGCCGCGATGCTCGGACTCGACATCGGCACCGTCATCTGGCGACCCAAGGGTTGCGACCATTGCGGCGGCACCGGCTACAAGGGCCGGATCGGGGTGTTCGAGGCGATCAAGGTCGACGAGACCGTCCGCCGCTATATCTATAACGGCGGCGACGAGGCGATGATCGTCAAGCACGCCTTCCTCAAATCGCCGACGCTCGCCTCGGCGGCGCGCGTGATGGTCGCCAAGGGACTGACCACCGCCGAGGAAGCGATCCGCGTCGCGCGGCGCGAGGAAATCGATGCCTGA